From the Diospyros lotus cultivar Yz01 chromosome 13, ASM1463336v1, whole genome shotgun sequence genome, one window contains:
- the LOC127788875 gene encoding mitochondrial import inner membrane translocase subunit TIM14-1-like has protein sequence MTTPLIAGLAVAAAAYAGRYSIQAWQAFKARPPKMRRFYEGGFQPKMTRREAALILGVRESTPADKVREAHRKVMVANHPDAGGSHYLASKINEAKDVLLGKTKGSGSAF, from the exons ATG ACTACACCATTGATAGCAGGACTTGCTGTTGCAGCCGCTGCTTATGCTGGAAGATATAGCATACAGGCTTGGCAGGCATTCAAAGCAAGACCACCTAAAATGCGCAGATTTTATGAAGGGGGTTTCCAGCCTAAAATGACAAGAAGAGAAGCAGCTCTTATCCTTGGCGTCAG GGAAAGTACTCCAGCTGATAAGGTTAGGGAAGCACACAGAAAGGTAATGGTGGCAAACCATCCAGACGCTGGGGGGAGCCACTACCTTGCTTCTAAGATCAACGAAGCAAAAGACGTGTTGCTGGGAAAGACCAAGGGGAGTGGCTCCGCCTTCTGA
- the LOC127788873 gene encoding ribonuclease MRP protein subunit POP4 isoform X1 produces MTTDTILQDQKKRALDALERRFELAEAELRLQQQKNKKRPHEEIKGTTVHVDSSSAEMTNALLTPSSNASFKKGNFTFSGYSGTRHVETNDPTYFQLSHSVHENLLLTNAKCYCLDHFLGTRQITDREGSTVNKVVHELLQSGDSAQKYMQGSRSMKIDNWILLDNLVQGRTTSLGSRVRALQTHSKQPKKRMSMKLLKKCGAFDLPQEQHNFDVFRPMHEMWNGYIMQLLKNVGKNQLAQCLLTADLHGAMILVVHCKVAAFTGVSGIMIRETAETFGIITCDNKFRVVPKKLSVFVFQVDCWKITLLGDKLASRNMGS; encoded by the exons ATGACTACAGACACAATTCTTCAAGATCAAAAGAAACGGGCATTGGATGCATTAGAGAGAAGGTTTGAACTTGCAGAAGCTGAGCTCCGTCTACAACAACAGAAGAACAAAAAGAGACCTCATGAAGAAATTAAGGGAACAACCGTTCATGTGGATTCTTCTTCTGCAGAAATGACTAATGCATTACTCACACCCTCTTCAAACGCCTCATTCAAGAAAG GGAACTTTACCTTTTCAGGCTACTCTGGAACACGAC ATGTGGAAACAAATGATCCAACATATTTTCAACTCTCTCATTCAGTACACGAGAATCTGCTGCTAACAAATGCGAAG TGTTATTGTTTGGATCATTTCCTTGGAACTAGGCAGATTACTGATAGAGAAGGAAGCACAGTGAATAAAGTTGTCCACGAACTACTCCAGAGTGGTGATTCAGCTCAGAAGTACATGCAGGGATCCAGAAGCATGAAAATTGACAACTGGATCCTTCTTGATAATCTTGTGCAAGGTCGCACGACATCTCTTGGTTCTCGTGTTAGGGCACTGCAGACTCACTCAAAGCAGCCCAAAAAGCGCATGTCTATGAAGCTACTTAAAAAGTGTGGAGCATTTGATTTGCCTCAAGAGCAGCACAA CTTTGATGTTTTCAGGCCAATGCATGAAATGTGGAATGGCTACATTATGCAACTTCTTAAAAATGTTGG GAAAAATCAGTTGGCACAATGTCTCCTCACTGCAGACCTACATGGTGCAATGATTTTAG ttgttCACTGCAAAGTAGCTGCTTTCACCGGAGTGAGTGGTATCATGATCCGGGAAACTGCAGAAACATTTGGAATTATTACCTGTGACAATAAATTTCGAG TTGTACCAAAAAAGCTATCTGTTTTTGTATTCCAAGTTGACTGCTGGAAAATTACATTGCTTGGGGACAAACTTGCCTCAAGGAATATGGGATCATGA
- the LOC127788873 gene encoding ribonuclease MRP protein subunit POP4 isoform X2, with amino-acid sequence MTTDTILQDQKKRALDALERRFELAEAELRLQQQKNKKRPHEEIKGTTVHVDSSSAEMTNALLTPSSNASFKKGNFTFSGYSGTRHVETNDPTYFQLSHSVHENLLLTNAKCYCLDHFLGTRQITDREGSTVNKVVHELLQSGDSAQKYMQGSRSMKIDNWILLDNLVQGRTTSLGSRVRALQTHSKQPKKRMSMKLLKKCGAFDLPQEQHKPMHEMWNGYIMQLLKNVGKNQLAQCLLTADLHGAMILVVHCKVAAFTGVSGIMIRETAETFGIITCDNKFRVVPKKLSVFVFQVDCWKITLLGDKLASRNMGS; translated from the exons ATGACTACAGACACAATTCTTCAAGATCAAAAGAAACGGGCATTGGATGCATTAGAGAGAAGGTTTGAACTTGCAGAAGCTGAGCTCCGTCTACAACAACAGAAGAACAAAAAGAGACCTCATGAAGAAATTAAGGGAACAACCGTTCATGTGGATTCTTCTTCTGCAGAAATGACTAATGCATTACTCACACCCTCTTCAAACGCCTCATTCAAGAAAG GGAACTTTACCTTTTCAGGCTACTCTGGAACACGAC ATGTGGAAACAAATGATCCAACATATTTTCAACTCTCTCATTCAGTACACGAGAATCTGCTGCTAACAAATGCGAAG TGTTATTGTTTGGATCATTTCCTTGGAACTAGGCAGATTACTGATAGAGAAGGAAGCACAGTGAATAAAGTTGTCCACGAACTACTCCAGAGTGGTGATTCAGCTCAGAAGTACATGCAGGGATCCAGAAGCATGAAAATTGACAACTGGATCCTTCTTGATAATCTTGTGCAAGGTCGCACGACATCTCTTGGTTCTCGTGTTAGGGCACTGCAGACTCACTCAAAGCAGCCCAAAAAGCGCATGTCTATGAAGCTACTTAAAAAGTGTGGAGCATTTGATTTGCCTCAAGAGCAGCACAA GCCAATGCATGAAATGTGGAATGGCTACATTATGCAACTTCTTAAAAATGTTGG GAAAAATCAGTTGGCACAATGTCTCCTCACTGCAGACCTACATGGTGCAATGATTTTAG ttgttCACTGCAAAGTAGCTGCTTTCACCGGAGTGAGTGGTATCATGATCCGGGAAACTGCAGAAACATTTGGAATTATTACCTGTGACAATAAATTTCGAG TTGTACCAAAAAAGCTATCTGTTTTTGTATTCCAAGTTGACTGCTGGAAAATTACATTGCTTGGGGACAAACTTGCCTCAAGGAATATGGGATCATGA
- the LOC127788873 gene encoding ribonuclease MRP protein subunit POP4 isoform X3 has product MTTDTILQDQKKRALDALERRFELAEAELRLQQQKNKKRPHEEIKGTTVHVDSSSAEMTNALLTPSSNASFKKGNFTFSGYSGTRHVETNDPTYFQLSHSVHENLLLTNAKITDREGSTVNKVVHELLQSGDSAQKYMQGSRSMKIDNWILLDNLVQGRTTSLGSRVRALQTHSKQPKKRMSMKLLKKCGAFDLPQEQHNFDVFRPMHEMWNGYIMQLLKNVGKNQLAQCLLTADLHGAMILVVHCKVAAFTGVSGIMIRETAETFGIITCDNKFRVVPKKLSVFVFQVDCWKITLLGDKLASRNMGS; this is encoded by the exons ATGACTACAGACACAATTCTTCAAGATCAAAAGAAACGGGCATTGGATGCATTAGAGAGAAGGTTTGAACTTGCAGAAGCTGAGCTCCGTCTACAACAACAGAAGAACAAAAAGAGACCTCATGAAGAAATTAAGGGAACAACCGTTCATGTGGATTCTTCTTCTGCAGAAATGACTAATGCATTACTCACACCCTCTTCAAACGCCTCATTCAAGAAAG GGAACTTTACCTTTTCAGGCTACTCTGGAACACGAC ATGTGGAAACAAATGATCCAACATATTTTCAACTCTCTCATTCAGTACACGAGAATCTGCTGCTAACAAATGCGAAG ATTACTGATAGAGAAGGAAGCACAGTGAATAAAGTTGTCCACGAACTACTCCAGAGTGGTGATTCAGCTCAGAAGTACATGCAGGGATCCAGAAGCATGAAAATTGACAACTGGATCCTTCTTGATAATCTTGTGCAAGGTCGCACGACATCTCTTGGTTCTCGTGTTAGGGCACTGCAGACTCACTCAAAGCAGCCCAAAAAGCGCATGTCTATGAAGCTACTTAAAAAGTGTGGAGCATTTGATTTGCCTCAAGAGCAGCACAA CTTTGATGTTTTCAGGCCAATGCATGAAATGTGGAATGGCTACATTATGCAACTTCTTAAAAATGTTGG GAAAAATCAGTTGGCACAATGTCTCCTCACTGCAGACCTACATGGTGCAATGATTTTAG ttgttCACTGCAAAGTAGCTGCTTTCACCGGAGTGAGTGGTATCATGATCCGGGAAACTGCAGAAACATTTGGAATTATTACCTGTGACAATAAATTTCGAG TTGTACCAAAAAAGCTATCTGTTTTTGTATTCCAAGTTGACTGCTGGAAAATTACATTGCTTGGGGACAAACTTGCCTCAAGGAATATGGGATCATGA